A DNA window from Vigna angularis cultivar LongXiaoDou No.4 chromosome 1, ASM1680809v1, whole genome shotgun sequence contains the following coding sequences:
- the LOC108325436 gene encoding uncharacterized protein LOC108325436 → MADHDHDHDHDHGHGHSHPHHHHHRPQRLSVPPRTATFGGTPGPYPALRYSPFPTPTATPSKGRRLPASFSIPKSKSKSRSSLFLLLFFSLRSLYSLLPFLRSSPSFSLFPFSFLVSLLSFTLTLTFSLFSSSSSSKDNPFLHHKPKYSLFSLPHSHQRILLTKSVLLALVFLLRFQALRYCSTASMILAELMGSVAAQPRNPRRPNLRGFLFLSFGLLMLSFGWDRVECFPFSPSCVSGRIWPLFLPFLSGFLTRYKLVDSGTTLKQLGNKRVRLITLFFTTVILFVPAVFSFFVFESEEDSVAFGNLLWPLANTVIFGVLLSESYSDDDSDDDGLVSLRDSQREFLVTFVCTLVLELFYFPELSLWGLLLCGLFLYIGVRDLDPFHSNEEEFFSDVIMKPIRHVLRERKSRKIALFLLINAGYMVVEFSVGFMSNSLGLISDACHMLFDCAALAIGLYASYISRLPANNHYNYGRGRFEVLSGYANAVFLVLVGALIVVESFERILDPQEISTNSLLVVSIGGLLVNVIGLIFFHEEHHHAHGHGWSGSSCSHSHSHPELHNHHHTHHDHDHDHDHDHLHCHPHETTHVSHNKFISIPSDSRDYSCSSDHGDHHSHNHYSHGSKHHGACHDHEDNHSIQSLKHHEAAHCHDHGEHHIDHGHDHGEHHIDHSHDHEAAPLVDKEHGHHHIDHNMEGIFLHVLADTLGSVGVVISTLLIKYKGWLIADPACSIFISILIVSSVVPLLKNSAEVLLQRVPRVQERELKDALSNVLKIKGVYGIQKFRVWSFTNTDVVGTLHLHLSTDTDKTSAKSQVLHLLHDAGIKDVTLQVECVG, encoded by the coding sequence ATGGCCGATCACGATCATGATCACGATCACGATCACGGTCACGGTCACTCTCAcccccaccaccaccaccatcgcCCGCAACGCCTCTCAGTTCCACCGCGAACCGCCACATTCGGCGGCACTCCGGGACCCTACCCCGCCCTTCGATACTCACCATTCCCTACTCCGACGGCCACCCCTTCGAAAGGCCGCCGCCTACCGGCTTCTTTTTCCATCCCGAAATCGAAATCAAAATCCAGATCTTCCCTCTTCTTGCTCCTCTTCTTCTCCCTCCGCTCCCTCTACTCCCTCCTTCCCTTCCTCCGCTCCTCCCcctccttctctctcttcccCTTCTCCTTCCTTGTCTCTCTCCTCTCCTTCACTCTCACCCTCACCTTCTCCctattctcctcctcctcctcctccaaaGACAACCCCTTTCTCCACCACAAGCCCAAATACTCCCTTTTCTCCCTCCCCCACTCCCATCAGAGGATCCTTCTAACCAAATCTGTCCTCCTCGCCCTCGTCTTCCTCCTCCGCTTCCAAGCCCTCCGCTACTGCAGCACCGCCTCCATGATCCTCGCCGAACTCATGGGCTCCGTCGCGGCCCAGCCCAGAAACCCCCGCCGGCCCAATCTCCGCGGCTTTCTCTTCCTCTCCTTTGGCCTCCTCATGCTCTCCTTCGGCTGGGACAGGGTCGAATGCTTTCCTTTTTCCCCCAGCTGCGTCTCTGGCAGGATTTGGCCTTTGTTTCTTCCTTTCTTGTCCGGCTTTCTCACTCGTTACAAGCTTGTTGATTCCGGAACCACGCTTAAACAGCTTGGCAACAAACGGGTTCGGTTAATTACTCTCTTTTTCACCACTGTTATTCTCTTTGTTCCCGCCGTTTTTAGCTTCTTTGTGTTTGAGTCTGAAGAAGACAGTGTCGCCTTTGGGAATCTGTTATGGCCCCTTGCCAACACTGTTATCTTCGGTGTGCTGCTGAGTGAGAGTTACAGCGACGATGACAGCGATGATGATGGTTTGGTGAGTTTGAGAGACTCTCAGAGGGAGTTTCTGGTCACTTTCGTGTGTACCCTCGTCTTGGAACTTTTTTACTTTCCTGAACTTTCCCTCTGGGGTTTGTTGCTCTGTGGATTATTTCTCTATATTGGAGTTAGAGACTTGGATCCTTTTCATTCCAATGAAGAGGAGTTTTTTAGTGACGTGATTATGAAGCCTATTCGACATGTTTTGAGGGAGAGGAAGTCAAGGAAAATTGCTCTTTTTCTTCTGATCAATGCTGGTTATATGGTTGTGGAATTTTCTGTTGGTTTTATGAGCAATAGTCTTGGGCTGATATCTGATGCTTGTCACATGTTGTTTGATTGTGCTGCTTTGGCCATTGGGTTGTATGCCTCGTATATATCTCGTTTGCCTGCGAATAATCACTATAACTATGGAAGAGGGAGATTTGAGGTGCTATCAGGGTATGCTAATGCTGTGTTTCTAGTTCTTGTGGGAGCCCTCATAGTGGTCGAGTCCTTTGAGAGGATATTGGATCCCCAAGAGATATCAACTAATAGCTTGTTGGTTGTCTCAATAGGAGGGCTTTTAGTCAATGTCATTGGCTTGATATTCTTTCACGAGGAGCATCATCACGCCCATGGCCATGGATGGTCTGGATCATCATGCTCCCATTCACACTCACACCCAGAGTTACATAATCACCATCATACCCACCATGATCATGATCATGATCATGATCACGATCATCTGCATTGCCATCCTCACGAAACAACACATGTAAGccataataaatttatatctattCCCAGTGATAGTCGAGACTATTCATGCTCTAGTGATCATGGCGATCATCATAGTCATAACCATTATAGCCATGGGAGTAAGCATCATGGTGCGTGTCACGATCATGAAGATAATCACAGTATTCAGAGCCTTAAGCATCATGAAGCTGCTCACTGCCATGACCATGGTGAGCATCATATTGATCACGGCCATGACCATGGTGAACATCATATTGATCACAGCCATGACCATGAAGCAGCTCCACTTGTCGACAAAGAGCACGGCCATCACCATATTGATCACAACATGGAAGGGATATTCTTGCATGTTCTTGCCGATACCTTGGGAAGTGTTGGGGTAGTTATATCTACACTGTTAATTAAGTACAAGGGATGGCTTATTGCTGATCCTGCCTgctcaatttttatttctattttaattgtATCCTCCGTGGTACCTTTACTAAAGAATTCAGCAGAAGTTTTACTCCAAAGAGTGCCAAGGGTGCAAGAGCGTGAGTTGAAGGATGCCTTATCTAACGTTTTGAAGATAAAAGGTGTTTATGGCATTCAAAAGTTTCGTGTCTGGAGCTTCACAAACACAGATGTTGTTGGTACTCTGCATCTTCACTTGTCGACAGATACAGACAAGACATCCGCCAAGTCTCAGGTTTTGCATCTGTTACATGATGCTGGAATCAAGGATGTAACCTTGCAGGTGGAGTGTGTTGGGTAG
- the LOC108340480 gene encoding lysine histidine transporter 2 codes for MVGAGVLTLPYAMSMMGWGPGSVILILSWIITLFTLWQMVEMHEMVPGERLDRYHELGQKAFGEKLGLYIVVPLQLLVEVGTCIVYMVTGGNSLKKFHETVCPSCQEIRSSYWIMVFASVNFVLSLCPNFNSISAVSLAAAVMSLAYSTIAWVASLKKGTVENVDYGYKAHSTADGVFNFMTAMGDVAFAYAGHNVVLEIQATIPSTPEKPSKIAMWKGVIVAYLGVGFCYFPVAFIGYYIFGNSVDDNILITLEKPSWLIAAANMFVIVHVIGGYQVFSMPVFDMMETFLVKRMKFRPRFTLRFVARTVFVLLTMLIGICIPFFGSLLGFLGGFAFAPTTYFLPCIIWLKLYKPKRFSLSWIVNWTCIVLGVLLVILAPIGSLRKIIISAEHYKFFS; via the exons ATGGTGGGTGCCGGTGTCCTCACCCTCCCTTATGCCATGTCTATGATGGGCTG GGGTCCAGGGAGTGTTATTCTCATCCTATCATGGATCATCACCTTGTTCACCCTATGGCAAATGGTTGAGATGCACGAAATGGTGCCTGGTGAGAGATTAGACAGGTATCACGAACTAGGGCAGAAAGCCTTTGGAGAGAAACTGGGTCTCTACATCGTGGTTCCTCTGCAGCTACTTGTCGAGGTTGGCACGTGCATTGTGTACATGGTCACGGGAGGGAACTCACTGAAGAAGTTTCATGAAACTGTTTGCCCCTCATGCCAAGAAATCAGAAGCTCCTATTGGATCATGGTCTTTGCTTCTGTGAACTTCGTTCTCTCTCTCTGTCCAAACTTCAACTCTATTTCTGCAGTGTCTTTGGCCGCAGCAGTCATGTCTCTCGC TTACTCAACCATTGCTTGGGTGGCTTCCCTTAAGAAGGGCACCGTGGAGAATGTGGACTATGGGTACAAAGCACACAGCACTGCGGATGGCGTGTTCAACTTCATGACTGCTATGGGAGACGTAGCATTCGCTTATGCAGGTCACAATGTGGTTTTGGAAATCCAAGCAACAATACCTTCTACACCTGAGAAACCTTCCAAGATAGCTATGTGGAAAGGAGTCATAGTTGCATACTTGGGAGTTGGCTTCTGCTACTTTCCTGTCGCCTTCATTGGATACTATATCTTTGGAAACTCTGTCGATGATAATATCCTCATCACGCTAGAGAAACCTTCTTGGCTTATTGCAGCAGCTAACATGTTTGTTATTGTCCATGTTATTGGAGGCTACCAG GTATTCTCAATGCCCGTGTTTGATATGATGGAAACCTTTTTGGTGAAGCGAATGAAATTCCGTCCTCGTTTTACACTCCGCTTTGTTGCCCGCACTGTCTTTGTGT TATTGACAATGTTAATTGGTATATGCATCCCCTTCTTTGGTTCTCTTCTTGGATTTTTAGGAGGGTTTGCCTTTGCCCCAACAACTTACTTT CTACCGTGTATCATATGGCTTAAACTCTACAAACCAAAGAGATTTTCCTTATCTTGGATAGTGAATTGG ACATGCATCGTGCTTGGGGTTCTGTTGGTGATACTAGCTCCAATTGGTTCATtaagaaaaatcattatttcAGCTGAGCACTACAAGTTCTTTTCATGA
- the LOC108338589 gene encoding 3-oxoacyl-[acyl-carrier-protein] reductase 4, whose amino-acid sequence MMMMIMGSLARPNSLFFRTSGRGLTHKVGSNKIVSFQKLTWNGSFPSGQLEVEARQNNNKEAPVVVVTGASRGIGRAIALSLGKAACKVLVNYTKSSTQAKEVSNLIEAFGGQALTFEGDVSNEADVESMIKTAVDAWGTVDVLVNNAGITRDGLLMRMKKSQWQDVIDLNLTGVFLCIQAAAKIMTMKKKGRIVNITSVIGQVGNVGQANYSAAKAGVIGLTKSAAREYASRNITVNAVAPGFIASDMTAMLRPDMEKKRLELIPLGRFGQPEEVAGLVEFLALNPSANYITGQVFTIDGGMAM is encoded by the exons atgatgatgatgattatgGGTTCTCTGGCTCGACCAAACTCCCTCTTTTTCCGAACCAGTGGAAGAGGACTTACCCATAAAGTAGGGAGCAACAAGATTGTGTCTTTTCAGAAGTTGACATGGAATGGTTCATTTCCCTCTGGGCAGCTCGAAGTTGAAGCAAGacagaacaacaacaaagaAGCACCGGTTGTTGTAGTCACTGGAGCCTCCAGAGGCATTGGCCGTGCAATTGCACTTTCCTTGGGCAAAGCCGCTTGCAAG GTTTTGGTCAACTATACCAAGTCATCCACGCAAGCTAAGGAGGTTTCCAACTTG ATTGAGGCGTTTGGTGGACAAGCTCTTACCTTCGAGGGAGATGTTTCAAATGAGGCTGATGTGGAGTCTATGATTAAAACT GCAGTTGATGCATGGGGAACTGTTGATGTATTAGTGAATAATGCAG GAATTACACGAGATGGGTTGTTGATGAGAATGAAGAAATCTCAGTGGCAGGACGTTATTGATCTGAATCTTACTGGTGTTTTTCTCTGCATTCAG GCAGCAGCAAAGATTATGACGATGAAAAAGAAG GGAAGGATAGTCAACATTACATCCGTTATTGGTCAGGTTGGCAATGTTGGACAAGCTAACTATAGTGCTGCAAAGGCAGGGGTAATTGGCCTCACAAAAAGTGCTGCCAGGGAATATGCTAGCAGAAACATCACT GTTAATGCAGTAGCCCCTGGATTTATTGCATCTGATATGACTGCCATGCTACGACCAGACATGGAGAAAAAAAGATTAGAGTTAATCCCCTTAG GAAGATTTGGTCAACCAGAAGAAGTTGCTGGACTTGTGGAATTTTTGGCCCTTAATCCTTCTGCTAATTACATCACTGGACAG GTGTTCACCATTGATGGAGGTATGGCAATGTAA
- the LOC108321983 gene encoding uncharacterized protein LOC108321983 — MLPSHFPLRWESTGDQWWYASPIDYASANGLYDLVTELLHLDTNLLIKLTSLRRIRRLEAVWDDESKFEDVAKCRSKVARNLMLECEMGKGHNSLIRAGYGGWLLYTAASAGDADFVLELLGRDPLLVFGEGEYGVTDMLYAAARGKNCEVFKLLLHSALSRKESLAGSGAELEEKLDEGSKVFKRDVINRAIHAAARGGNLEILKQLLASVSVSQILSYRDAQGSTVLHAAAARGQVEIVRNLTESYNIVNSTDTQGNTALHIASYRGYLPVVEFLIGASPSLATLTNNYGDTFLHMAVVGFRSPGFCRMDKHIELMKQLTSEKIVSMKDIINVRNNEGRTALHVAVMHNIKCDVVELLMSVSSIDFNIRDTDGMTPLDHIRQQRSRSRSTSSDILIKHLISAGGISNCTDYMTRNALVNHLRTHGIGASPGTSFRIPDSEILLYTGIENSCDTNYDEASVESNSWSSEINNYESPNSPCNSNNSSVNYGARRLKFLLQWHGIRDTKEAASELEDDVSENSFSSRKNLEELPIPLRQRYSKMCSLPNNKRTLSIRTYLPSASERKYFHAGLMQGVIKVKPQGPLPVHSTSGLFQELSISSHASNNKQNGVDIMRPSCSNGSRDGGGSLQLNYKRGSFNKKMMNRYFSFGAHGQALEDANSCTKSNRSSKNFSSLVA, encoded by the exons ATGCTTCCCTCTCACTTTCCTCTTCGTTGGGAAAGCACTGGAGACCAATGGTGGTATGCATCTCCCATTGATTATGCTAGTGCAAATGGGCTCTATGATTTGGTCACTGAGCTTCTCCACCTTGACACCAACCTCCTCATCAAGCTCACGTCCCTCCGCCGCATTCGCCGCCTTGAAGCCGTGTGGGACGATGAGTCTAAGTTTGAGGATGTTGCCAAGTGCCGGTCCAAGGTTGCTAGGAATCTCATGCTTGAGTGTGAGATGGGAAAAGGGCACAACTCTCTCATCCGTGCAGGCTATGGTGGATGGCTTCTCTACACTGCTGCTTCGGCTGGGGATGCTGACTTTGTTCTGGAGTTGTTGGGGAGAGACCCTTTGTTGGTGTTTGGTGAAGGAGAGTATGGTGTCACTGACATGCTGTATGCTGCAGCCAGGGGCAAGAACTGTGAGGTCTTCAAGCTCCTGCTTCATTCTGCTCTGTCAAGAAAGGAGAGTCTTGCTGGCAGTGGAGcagaattggaagagaagttGGATGAAGGGTCTAAGGTTTTCAAGAGGGATGTGATCAACAGGGCCATTCATGCTGCTGCCAGAGGAGGGAATTTGGAAATACTGAAACAGCTTCTAGCAAGTGTTTCTGTTTCTCAGATTTTGTCTTATAGAGATGCCCAAGGATCTACTGTCTTGCATGCAGCTGCTGCAAGAGGCCAGGTTGAG ATTGTGAGAAATCTAACCGAATCCTATAATATTGTAAACTCAACTGATACTCAAGGAAATACAGCATTACATATAGCTTCTTACAGAGGTTACTTACCTGTGGTAGAGTTTCTGATTGGAGCATCTCCCTCATTAGCAACTTTAACCAATAACTATGGAGATACTTTTCTTCACATGGCAGTGGTTGGTTTCAGAAGCCCTGGTTTCTGTAGAATGGACAAGCACATTGAGCTGATGAAGCAATTGACAAGTGAAAAGATTGTGAGCATGAAGGACATCATCAATGTCAGGAACAATGAAGGAAGAACAGCTCTTCATGTTGCTGTGATGCATAACATCAAATGTGATGTGGTGGAATTACTGATGTCTGTTTCATCAATTGATTTCAACATTCGTGACACTGATGGCATGACCCCTTTGGATCATATTAGGCAACAAAGATCAAGATCAAGATCAACATCTTCTGACATTTTAATCAAGCACTTAATCTCAGCTGGAGGGATCTCCAATTGTACGGACTACATGACAAGAAATGCTCTTGTTAACCATCTTAGGACTCATGGTATTGGAGCAAGTCCTGGAACATCATTTAGAATACCAGATTCTGAGATATTGTTGTACACAGGCATTGAGAATTCATGTGATACCAATTATGATGAGGCAAGTGTGGAATCAAATTCATGGTCAAGTGAAATAAACAATTATGAGTCACCCAATTCCCCATGCAACAGCAACAATAGTTCTGTTAATTATGGTGCAAGGCGTTTAAAGTTTCTGCTGCAGTGGCATGGGATAAGAGACACGAAAGAAGCAGCCTCGGAGTTGGAAGATGATGTTTCTGAGAATTCTTTTAGTTCAAGGAAAAACTTGGAGGAACTTCCCATCCCATTGAGGCAAAGATACTCAAAAATGTGTTCTCTTCCAAACAACAAAAGAACACTATCTATAAGGACTTATCTTCCAAGTGCTTCAgagagaaaatattttcatgCAGGCCTAATGCAAGGTGTGATTAAGGTAAAGCCACAAGGCCCTCTACCTGTTCATTCAACTTCTGGTCTTTTTCAAGAACTATCTATCTCTTCTCATGCTTCTAATAACAAGCAAAATGGTGTTGATATAATGAGACCCTCTTGCTCCAATGGATCAAGGGATGGTGGTGGCAGCCTACAGTTGAACTATAAGCGTGGCTCTTTCAATAAGAAAATGATGAACCGCTATTTTTCTTTTGGAGCACACGGCCAGGCTTTGGAAGATGCAAATAGCTGCACAAAGTCAAATCGCAGCTCTAAGAATTTTAGttctttagttgcataa